Below is a window of Anaerobacillus alkaliphilus DNA.
CAAGACCCATTATGATACAAATAGCTACCCAAACAGTTAAGTAGCGTTCAAAAAAGCCTATTCCCTTTTTCTCTTTAGCTTCACTACTCATTTTCTTTCTCACTCTCCTTTGTTAATCACAGCTAATCTTTTTACCCAGTTTTTCTAATTGAATAATCTTTTCTTCTTGCGCAGGTAAATGTTCGGTTATTGATAGGATTGTTTCATAGAATTCAGAGTTTTTGTTTAACGAATAAAAAATCCACTGTCCTTTTCTGGTTTCTGTTATTAAATTTGCATCTTTTAGTTTGCGGACATGTTGACTAATGGAAGGCTGACTCATATCAAACAGTTCAACAAACTCACATACACAACAATCACTTTCTTTTAATAGTAAGATAATTGTTAACCTAGTTTTATCTCCCAAAAGCTTAAGAACTATGGCCATTTTATCTATCTGGATCTTTTCCATTATTTCTCCCCTTTCACTCTCACTCATATTATATAATTATATACTTATATGTCAATGTAGATTATGTTACACTAATGTAAAGCATAAATGT
It encodes the following:
- a CDS encoding ArsR/SmtB family transcription factor, whose translation is MEKIQIDKMAIVLKLLGDKTRLTIILLLKESDCCVCEFVELFDMSQPSISQHVRKLKDANLITETRKGQWIFYSLNKNSEFYETILSITEHLPAQEEKIIQLEKLGKKISCD